Proteins encoded together in one Impatiens glandulifera chromosome 1, dImpGla2.1, whole genome shotgun sequence window:
- the LOC124922195 gene encoding nodulin-related protein 1-like, whose product MDPTIEQKSKAPIDGESHSVHSQLSTGELFSSAKVVADAAQSAYRRETFDKAKAAGAAEDILSAASKYGKLEDKGYAKYVDQAEGYLHKIRGEGGHVEVKPSEDVKPGGGGYGDYMKMAEGLVSKYQSEEENQGKSNDSGKKVEKKEEETSGGEFGNYFKMAEGFLKK is encoded by the coding sequence ATGGATCCAACGATTGAGCAGAAGTCAAAAGCCCCAATCGACGGTGAATCTCACTCCGTCCATTCGCAGCTGTCAACAGGCGAACTGTTTTCCAGCGCCAAAGTTGTGGCGGATGCAGCGCAGTCAGCGTACCGGCGGGAAACATTCGACAAGGCGAAAGCGGCCGGAGCCGCTGAAGATATTCTGAGCGCAGCCTCCAAGTACGGTAAATTGGAGGATAAGGGCTATGCTAAGTACGTGGATCAGGCTGAAGGATATCTCCACAAGATACGGGGAGAAGGCGGCCACGTGGAGGTGAAACCGTCAGAGGACGTGAAACCAGGTGGTGGTGGGTATGGGGATTACATGAAAATGGCGGAAGGGTTGGTGAGCAAGTACCAATCTGAGGAAGAAAACCAAGGGAAGTCAAATGACTCGGGAAAGAAAgtggagaagaaggaggaggagacttCAGGAGGTGAGTTTGGAAACTACTTTAAAATGGCTGAAGGTTTCTTGAAGAAGTAA